Proteins encoded in a region of the Microbacterium neungamense genome:
- a CDS encoding DUF4349 domain-containing protein, with product MSENVVELPPLSEESIERIERRVFAEIESERPPRRGARRRARAVWTGLGIAAAFAVGVAVTPPLLSAVSPASDDAASTYGAEGGSSGGAADSATTDAGQGESATAPEGVTGLSGGSAQSDRSAATDEGGEGREIIAAGQLSLEVRDIPAAVDGVEAVAEEHGGYVEATDVGGAPTAYDATVPSPVPPDGEYGWVTIRVPSADLTAVMDELGEIGDVVRSSVSRQDVTSTAVDLRARVEATRASVQRLTELMARSATVAELIEAEVALTDRQAQLESYEQELKNLEEQVAMSSVRVELSERTAAETADPAGFADGLLAGWNGLVASLNAVVIAVGFALPWLAVAGVVFLVVWLIRRGRRRARAMDEAQNP from the coding sequence ATGAGCGAGAACGTGGTCGAGCTCCCTCCCCTGAGCGAGGAGAGCATCGAGCGGATCGAGAGGCGCGTGTTCGCCGAGATCGAGTCGGAGCGGCCGCCGCGGCGCGGCGCACGCCGGCGCGCGCGGGCGGTCTGGACGGGACTCGGCATCGCCGCGGCGTTCGCGGTGGGGGTCGCGGTGACGCCGCCGCTGCTGTCCGCGGTGTCCCCCGCATCCGACGACGCCGCCTCCACGTACGGCGCCGAGGGCGGCTCCTCCGGCGGCGCCGCGGACTCGGCGACGACGGATGCCGGGCAGGGCGAGTCCGCCACGGCGCCGGAGGGCGTCACCGGGCTGTCCGGCGGGTCCGCGCAGTCGGACCGCTCCGCCGCGACGGACGAGGGCGGCGAGGGGCGGGAGATCATCGCCGCCGGTCAGCTCTCGCTGGAGGTGCGCGACATCCCCGCCGCCGTCGACGGCGTGGAGGCGGTCGCGGAGGAGCACGGCGGGTACGTCGAGGCGACGGATGTCGGCGGCGCGCCGACGGCGTACGACGCGACCGTGCCGTCGCCGGTGCCGCCGGACGGGGAGTACGGCTGGGTCACCATCCGGGTGCCCTCCGCCGATCTCACCGCCGTGATGGACGAGCTCGGCGAGATCGGGGACGTGGTGCGCTCCTCGGTGTCACGGCAGGACGTGACCTCGACCGCCGTGGATCTGCGGGCGCGCGTGGAGGCGACCCGGGCGTCCGTGCAGCGGCTCACCGAGCTGATGGCGAGGTCGGCGACGGTCGCGGAGCTCATCGAAGCCGAGGTGGCGCTGACGGATCGGCAGGCGCAGCTGGAGTCGTACGAGCAGGAGCTGAAGAACCTCGAGGAGCAGGTGGCGATGTCGTCGGTGCGCGTCGAGCTGAGCGAGAGGACCGCGGCGGAGACCGCCGACCCGGCGGGCTTCGCGGACGGGCTGCTGGCCGGGTGGAACGGGCTGGTGGCGTCGCTGAACGCGGTCGTGATCGCCGTCGGCTTCGCCCTTCCGTGGCTGGCCGTGGCCGGCGTCGTCTTCCTCGTGGTGTGGCTGATCCGCCGGGGACGACGGCGCGCGCGAGCGATGGACGAGGCGCAGAACCCCTGA
- a CDS encoding RNA polymerase sigma factor: MMPERSDDQEWAARAAAGDQQAFRAIYRAHIRPVYWIAYGVLGSAADAEDIAQETFVVAWRKLPGLQLAGTSLLPWLATICRFQAANRLRLLQRDRAHTADAVGETVADVVNVEDQVISAELAERIAEEVGSLSELDRAVFRLCAVEGYAYRAAADELGVSHAAVRNRLSRVRTHLRGAVKEVRDA, encoded by the coding sequence ATGATGCCGGAGCGCAGCGACGACCAGGAGTGGGCGGCGAGGGCCGCGGCGGGAGACCAGCAGGCCTTCCGGGCGATCTACCGCGCCCACATCCGCCCCGTGTACTGGATCGCCTACGGCGTGCTGGGGTCGGCGGCGGATGCCGAGGACATCGCCCAGGAGACGTTCGTCGTCGCCTGGCGCAAGCTCCCCGGCCTGCAGCTGGCGGGGACGTCGCTGCTGCCCTGGCTGGCGACGATCTGCCGGTTCCAGGCCGCGAACCGGCTGCGGCTGCTGCAGCGCGACCGCGCGCACACGGCGGATGCGGTGGGTGAGACCGTCGCCGACGTCGTGAACGTCGAGGACCAGGTGATCTCCGCCGAGCTCGCCGAGCGGATCGCGGAGGAGGTCGGGTCGCTGAGCGAGCTCGACCGCGCCGTGTTCCGGCTGTGCGCGGTCGAGGGCTACGCCTACCGGGCGGCCGCCGACGAGCTCGGCGTGAGCCACGCCGCGGTCCGGAACCGTCTCTCCCGGGTGCGCACGCATCTGCGCGGCGCCGTCAAGGAAGTGAGAGACGCATGA